In Dehalococcoidia bacterium, the following are encoded in one genomic region:
- a CDS encoding DUF368 domain-containing protein, giving the protein MGIADIIPGVSGGTIALITGIYMRLVHAISGINLRFISRLVKGDFEGAKKSIGDIDFQLFIPLLAGIGLAIFLMSNLLDYLLQNFEASTYAFFFGLILASPVLLYEKIEGLSVKIIIFSIAGFLAGFFLAGLATLQIGHSLPVIFLSGMIAICAMILPGISGAFMLLFLGMYDYMINVLKNLQFLEIFVFIFGALIGILAFSRVLNYILRKYESITISFLIGLMLGALRLLYDNIASTMDSIVHVVISGLLGFLIILILIKFKKRVAAS; this is encoded by the coding sequence ATGGGAATAGCCGATATTATTCCTGGTGTTTCCGGTGGAACAATTGCACTGATCACAGGTATATATATGAGGCTGGTTCATGCGATTAGCGGAATAAATCTGAGGTTTATCTCTCGTTTGGTTAAGGGTGATTTCGAGGGGGCAAAAAAAAGTATCGGGGACATCGATTTCCAATTGTTCATCCCACTTCTTGCAGGTATTGGTTTAGCAATATTCCTTATGTCAAATTTACTGGATTACCTTCTGCAGAACTTTGAAGCCTCAACTTACGCTTTCTTCTTTGGTTTAATACTCGCATCGCCGGTTCTGCTTTACGAGAAGATAGAAGGCTTATCCGTTAAGATCATTATTTTCTCAATCGCTGGATTTTTAGCTGGCTTCTTTTTAGCCGGTTTAGCCACGCTACAAATCGGGCACTCATTACCCGTTATTTTTCTTTCAGGTATGATAGCCATATGCGCTATGATCCTGCCCGGGATCTCAGGTGCATTCATGCTGCTGTTCTTGGGCATGTATGATTATATGATCAATGTTCTCAAGAATTTACAGTTCTTGGAGATATTCGTATTTATTTTCGGTGCTCTCATTGGTATTCTCGCTTTCTCCAGAGTATTAAACTATATATTACGAAAATATGAATCCATTACCATATCTTTTCTAATTGGTTTGATGCTGGGTGCATTGCGGCTCCTTTATGACAATATAGCTAGTACCATGGATTCTATAGTGCATGTTGTTATTTCGGGCTTGCTTGGTTTTCTCATTATTCTCATTTTAATAAAATTCAAAAAGCGCGTTGCGGCATCATAG